TCTCGCGGGAGAGGCGTTGACCGTCCTTGATGCGCTTGAAGGTGGCCTCGATAATATCGGTGGTCGAGCGGGCGGCCTCGGCGGCGCGGCGGGCGAGGCTGCGCACCTCGTCGGCCACCACGGCAAAACCGGCTCCGGCCTCTCCGGCGCGAGCGGCTTCCACGGCGGCGTTGAGCGCGAGCAGGTTGGTCTGGAAAGCGATTTCGTCGATCGTCTTGATGATCTTCTGCGTGTGCTGGCTCTGTTGCTCGATGGCGGCAATGCTCTCGTCGAGGCTGTGCATGCGCTTCAGCGCCTGGCGGATATGCGCCTCGGTCGAGCGGGCGACCGTTTCGGCCTCCTTGGCGCGCTCGCCGTTGGCGTGGGTGGTCGCGTGCATCTCCTCCATGCTGGCGGAGGTCTGCTCGATGGAGGCGGCCTGCTCGCTGCTGGTATCGGCAATCGTGCGGCTGTTGCTCACCAGCTGGTCCGAGGCGTGGCCAAGGCCGCGGTGCGTGTGGCCGAGGCGACGGATGGCGCGGCGGATCGGCAGCGTCAGGCGATTACCGGCATAGCCGGCCACGAGGATCGACGCCGCGAGGATGGCGAGGCCCTGCAGGGCGAGGTTGAGGCGCATCGCGGCTACGGGGGCGAGGATCTCACGCTCCGGCATGGCCACGAGCACCCGCCAGGGGCGCTCGACCAGCCCATGCAGCGCCACGACTTCGTTGCCCGCCTCCTGCCCGATGTAGTCGAGGCGAGATTGGTCGGCGGCCACGGCATCTAGGGCCGCGACGAGGGCCGGGGTGGTTATCGTGGCGGCCACTTGGGAGGCGTCGCGGTGGGCAAGGATACGTTGCTGTCGGTCGACCACCAAGGCGTAGCTCTCCTCCGAGAGGCGCGTGTCCTGCAACAGCTTGGTCAGGTAACCCAGTCTGAAGGCGCCGCCGAGCACGCCTTGCATCTGGCCCTCGTCATCGAGGATGGGCGCGGCCAGTTGCACCACCGGCTCGCCTCCCTCCGGGAACTCCGGCTCGCTGAAAATTGCCTCCTGGTGCTCCAGCAGCTCCGCAAACCACGGGGCGTCGGCCAGTTGCAGCGAGGTAAAAGGGCTCGCCCCGTCCTGAGCGTTCTGGTGTACGCTCACGATCACCTCGCCTTGGAGGTTGGCCAGCCAGAAGCCCTGGTAGACGTCCTGGTGCGGCTCCAGCAGCGAGGCGAGCAGGGCCTCCATGCTGCGCTTGGCGGGGGCAGACATGCCGGCCAGCTTGCTCTGCGCCGCCTTCAGCTTGCGGTCGAGCCCGGGCATGCGGCCAAGGCTGCGCATCAAGATCGCCTGGTTGCGCAACTGGTGGTCGATGGCTTGGGTCAAGTCGTCGGCCTTTTCGATCATCAAGGCCTCACCGCGCTCCTGCAGGGCAGCGGTGGCATGTCGCTGGGCCGCCCAGGAGGTGAGCACGACGCTCACGGTCACGAGGGCGGCGGCAAAGAGTGCAATCTGGATGCGGATGGAGAGCGGACGGCGCGGCATAGGGGTTTGCGGGTGCGTGAGCTGGAGGTTTACCCCGCAGATCGGCCACCGCCAGCCCTTCTTTATCTACCCCCGGAGCCGCTAAATTGAACAAACTTTTACAAATCGCGGGCCATAAAAGATTTGGCGAAGTGGTGTCGCCTCCCTGTCACCTACCAGACGCCCAAGTTTAACAATTCCTGTTTCGGCCGTTCGGGCCATTCGCGGTTGGCGATGGGGCTGGCGGGGGCCGGGTGGATGATCTGGCCCACCGTGGGCAGCTTTTCCAGCGGCAGCAAGCCCACCACCTGGTCGATCTGCTTGCGCGCATAGGCCCCCACGCCCACGATGAACTCCGGCTTGAGCGCGGTGAGGCAGCGGATGAGGTGGTCCTGACACGCGATATCCAGCTCGGCCCGTTCGGCAGCCTTCAGCTTGTCCGGCGTGTAATTGGCGCCCGTTTCGGTCATGAAGACGAGCGGGCAAAAGTTGAGCACGAAATGCTGGTCGAAGAAGTCCTCCGCTTGCGGGTATTTGACCGCAAACAGCTCGCGCCACAGCCGACGGCCGCTCACCTCGCTGCGGTGGCAGTCGAAGCCCTGCACCGGGCGCTTCGGGTGTGTGCGCTCGGGCTGGCCGATGGGCACCTCGATGCCCATCCAGCTCTTCACCGCCTCGATCTCGCCAAAGGGCACGCCCGTCTGCGTCATGCCAAACGGCCCCGGATTCATGCCGAGGAAGACCGTGCGCCGGGTGCCCGTCACAAATTTGCGCACGTAGGCCTCGTAACCCGCCCAGGCGTAGCTCAGCGGGTTGTAGACCCAGGCCACCGGGGCGGCAAAGTGGAGGGAATCGACGGTCTGGCGGAGGTCGCGCGCGGCCTGCAGCACCTCGGCGGTTACGGGGTGTTCGCTCATGGGCACGAACTTCTCCGCTTCCGCCGCGCTGGCAAGGGCAAAGCGCGGATGGGGCGGGGTGCTGCGCTCTTTTACCCACTGCCGCCGCTTTACCCTTTGCGTGTGCGGTGGATTGTGCTGTAGTGTACTGTTTTTACTATGGGTGCCGTTCGTCGCCTGGACAGTGAACATCTCCTGGATACGACCAGACAGTGGATCCGCGCTTCGTCGAAGCTGCGTTTCGACTGGGTTGCGCCTGTGTGCATGCTGCTGCTCAGCCTGATCGGCGTCGCCTTTATCTACTCGGCCCACGCCTTCACCGTTACGGATTTCTGGCTCAAGCAACTGGTCTGGATCGGGCTTGGCGGGGCGTTGTATACGGCTGTCGCGCTGATCGACTACCGCTTCTACCTGCAGAACGCCATCTGGTTCTACCTGGCGGGTCTGTTTCTGCTCCTGCTCATCTTTACTCCGCTGGGCTTGACGCGGGAGGGGGCGACGCGGTGGCTCAACTTCGTGGTGCTGGCCTACCAGCCCTCGGAGGCAGCCAAGGTGTGCACGCTCATTATGGTGTCGTCGGTCCTGGCCACCACGCGGATCGGCAAGATCACGGACTCGGTGCGTGTGCTGTTGATAGTCTTTGGCTTGGCTGCATTGCCAATGTTCTTGATTTTTCTGCAGCCCGACCTAGGTTCGTGCCTGATTATTCCGCCAATGGTTTTGGCTTTGCTGTATGTGTCGAAGCTGTCGATACGCTTCTTTCTGATTGGATTCGCCATTGTTGTCTTGATGGCGAGCGTCCTGAGCTTCGACCTTTACCACTACGCCAAGGCGCTCAAGGAGAGCGGCCTCTCGGCCCAGGACTTCCGTGGGCAATACCAGTCGGAATCGCTGATGCCGCTGCGCGACTACCAGCGCGAGCGGATCATGACTTTCGCCTACCCGCAGATTGTCGACCCCACCGGCACCGGGGCGGCGTGGAATGCCATCCAGGCCGAGTCGGCCGTCGGTTCGGGTGGGCTTACGGGCCGGGGCTACAGTAACGGGCAGCAGGCCCGTCTGGGCTACCTGCCGCGCACGGTAGCGCACAACGATTTTATCTTCGCCGTCTTCGCCGAGGAACAAGGATTTCTGGGCGGAATGCTGATGGTTGGTTTGTTTGGTGTCCTGATCGGCAACGGCGTCCGTGTCGCCGGCCAGGCCCGTGACCGTTTCGGCATGCTCCTCTGTGTGGGCGTGTCCGTGATCTTTCTGATTCACGTTTTTGTGAACATTGGAATGACGATTGGTCTCACTCCAATTACCGGCCTTCCGTTGCCCTTTGTCAGTTACGGAGGCTCCTTCATTTTAAGCTGCTGCATCCTGCAGGGGATCGTCCAAAGTGTTTACCGCCATCGCCGAGCATTCGAATGATGACGCACCGACACTACGATACCTCACCTGCGAACCGCCGAGGCGGGCAGCACGGACAGAGAATGAGGGGGCACCATCACCTTCAACCTTATCACGCTGGTTCAATACATCATGAAACCCTCCAGCTCTATGCCCTCGACAGACCTTTCCCCCGAGCAGGAAGCTGAACTGAAGCATCCCCCGGTCGAGGCCGCCGCCACCAACGTCGATCCCGAGAAAATCAAGCAGGAAGCCGGCGAGCGCAGCAAACAGCGCCCGGTGATGCAGAAGCTCGCCCAAAAGCTCAAGAACGAGAAAGAGCCCTACCGCGAGATCATCATCAATTCCGAGCCGCTCGAAAAGCGCGTGGCCGTGCTCAACGACGGCATTCTCGAAAAGTTCGACCTCGAACGGGTGGACGAAGACCGCCTCGTCGGCGCCATCTTCAAAGGCAAGATCCAGAACCTCGAAGCCGGCCTCAAGGCAGCCTTCGTCGACATCGGGATGCCCAAGAACGCCTTCCTCCACTACTGGGACATTATCCCCCAGGCTGAGCCCAACGGCGACGTCGAAGTCGTGCGCGACACCCGCACCGCCGCCCAAAAGGCCAAGAAGCCCAGCCTCAAGGAGATCCCCAAGCTCTTCCCCATCGGCAGCGAAATCGTGGTCCAGATCACGAAGAGCACCATCGGCAGCAAGGGCCCCCGCACCACGACCAACCTCGCCATCCCGGGCCGCTACCTCGTGCTCATGCCCTACGGCGGCCAGGTCGGCATCTCCAAGAAGATCGAGGACGAGGGCGAGCGCAAACGCCTCAAGGACATCCTGCGCAAGCTCTCCATCCCCGAAGGCATGGGCGTGATCATCCGCACCGCCGGCGAAGGCAAACGCTGGACCTACTTCGTGCGCGACTTCACCATCCTGCTCAACGAGTGGCGCCAGATCCAGGCCCGCATCGACCAGGCCCGCCAGCCCACCTGCGTCTACAAGGAGCCCGATCTGATCGAGCGCACCGTGCGCGACTTCCTGACCGAAAACGTCGACCGCGTGCTCGTCGACAACCAGGAAGACGCCGCCCGCGTGACCGAGCTCGTCAGCCAGATCTCCCCCCGCAGCAAAGGCAAGATCGCCTGCTTCAAGGAGAACATCCCGATCTTCGAGCGCTTCAACATCGAGCGCCAGATCGAGCAGACCTTCCAACGCAAGGTGCCCCTGCCCAGTGGCGGCGAAATCGTGATCGAAGAGACTGAGGCGCTCGTCGCCATCGACGTCAACACGGGCTCGCACAAGCAAAAGGGCGACCAGAACGGCTTCATCCTGCAGGTGAACCTCGAAGCGGCGGCCGAAATGGCCCGCCAGATCCGCCTCCGCAACATCGGCGGCCTCATCATCTGCGACTTCATCGACATGAAGAACCCCAAGGACCGCCGCGCGGTCTACAAGGTGATGAAGGACGAGATGGCCAAGGACAAAGCCAAATGCCAGATCCTGCCCATCTCCTCGCTCGGCATCATGCAGATGACCCGCCAGCGCCACAAGGAGTCCGTCTCCAGTGGCCTCTACCACGCCTGCCCCTATTGCAGCGGGCGCGGCACGGTCAAGAGCCCCCGCACGATGAGCGTTGAGATCCAGCGCCGCCTCATCAGCGTCATCCGCCGCCTCAAGGCCCAGATCGAGTCCCGCAAGGAGCCCTACTGGCTGCGCGTCTTCTGCCACCCGCACGCCCTCGAAAGCCTGCGCCAGGAAGACGAAAAGGTGCTGGTGGAGATGGAAGACACCTACGGCGTCAAACTCTCCTTCCGCGCCGACCCGGCCTACCACGTCGAGAACTTCAAGATCGTCGACGCCATGACCGGTCAGGAGCTGCGCTAGAGCGCCCGCTCCCGTCTGTCAGTTCGCCAGAAACCACTTTCTCGCCGCCTCCCGGATCTCACCGGAGGCGGCTTTTTTGTGTAAAGAGGGTGGTGATGTGGACCACGCCAGGCCGCCAAGAGTAGACTCAGGCGGCGGTCAGCGCATCCCTTGGCGTTTTCGCGCCTTGGCGTGAGGCAATGTGGTTTTAAAACTTTTTCCAGACCTCTTCCTCGTAGCTCCAGTACCACTTCGGGGTGTCTGGATTGCGGTTGTGGAAGATCCAGCCCTCGTCTGGCTTCCAGAGGTGTGGGTAGACAGTCTCGCTGGTCCAGAGCCAGCCGGCGGTTGGGTGATACATCCAGATGTTGAACGGATCGAGCCCGGAGAGGTAAAACCACCCCGTATCCTTCCGCCATACCCACGGCCAGTCGAAATCCCAGAACCAGCCAAACCAGCCCTTGCGCCAGCCATCAGGCGAATATTGCGTGAACTGCAGGGGAAGCTCGCCCACGATGGTGTAGCCCCAAAACGCGGCACCTCCTACGTCTATTTTTGGATGGTTGTGCGTAACCGAGATCCAGGTGTCCAGATTGCTTTCGATGTATGACGGCCAGCTATCCAGGATTTCAGGCGAGGCATCAGTGAAGCGGAGGAATTCAGCGTTCCAGTTCCACCGCGAGAAATCGGTGGGCAATGCATGTGGAACAGAGGGATCGGTAAGACCGGATATGTAGTCACCGTTGATGGAGTCGCTCCCGCGATATATGTTCACGACGACCATCGGCAATAGACCGAGCTCGCTGAATAATCCTGGTTTGTAATCTGGGCGTCTCCAGACTTCAATCAGCTGCCTTGCGTATGCAATGTCATCCTCTTCTTGCAAGGATACAATATAAGAATCACGCTTGTTGTCGTCCAGTGAGGTGCTCCCTATCACAAAAGCACGACCTTGCGTCGCGACTTGGGCACATAGTGAGATCGAAGTAAAGACAAGAAAAGGTAATAAATGGATTTTCATGATGCGGAGAAAACGACCTGCATCCAGGCTGCAGGTCGTATGGGAGGTGATAGATATGCTAGGAGTTTTATTCGTTGTAAGCTTCCCAGCCCTGGGTGGAGTCATTCCAGAACATCCAATGATTTGCACCCGTGCTGTGGAAATTAATCCAAGCGTTGTCACTGTAGCGCCAGAACCAAGGATGTGTGCTAGGATCTACAGAAATCCAGCCTAGATTTTCGCGCCATACCGTATGCGTTGTCATCGGTTCATCACTGTCAGCCCATTCTTTCAGGCCATCCTGTTGATTGCACTGAAAGGGGTAGAACCATGAGTTAATGAAGAGCATTCTGTTTGCTGAACCACCAAGAGAGCCGGTGATCTTTCCAATAGAGGCTTGATTCTTGATTGCCTGTTGGACTTGATCCGGTGTAAGCGATGGGGATTGCTCTAAAATTCGTGCCGCTGCCCCAGCCACATGGGGAGAAGCTGAAGACGTCCCGCCTTCATGCCAGAAAGCATAGTCATAATTATCATTATGGCTTGCGGAATAGAGTTCATCAGCAGGGCCCCAGACATCTACGACACTACCGTAATTTGAGTAGGGGCTTTTTGCATCGTCCCGAGTCAAGGCCCCCACTGTAATTGCATTAATGATGCGGGCAGGAGACCTGTTTGCTGCGTTTGTCGATTCGTTTCCAGCTGAAACAACAACGACGATGCCCTCGCTAATCATTTGTTCGACGGCTTGGTCCATGGCCGGAGAAGGATTACCCCCAAGGCTCATGTTTGCTACACCTGCTTGACTGATATTATGATCCGCTAAGACTGCATTAATACAGGAGATGATTGTGCTGGTCGAGCTATGGGGATTAGCGCGGGTATGAAACCACTTGTAAGAGTGAATTGTGGCGTGTTTTGCAACTCCAAAATATGTGCCTGCGGCTAGTCCCGCGACGAATGTTCCGTGGTTCTCGGAATCCTGAACGCCTTGGCCTGTGGCATCATATAAAGTGCCTACTCGACCGCTAAAGTCTTGGTGGGTTGCGTTGAGCCCGGTGTCGATAATGTAGATGTGAACACCGTCGCCCTCAT
The Verrucomicrobiota bacterium JB022 DNA segment above includes these coding regions:
- a CDS encoding methyl-accepting chemotaxis protein, whose translation is MPRRPLSIRIQIALFAAALVTVSVVLTSWAAQRHATAALQERGEALMIEKADDLTQAIDHQLRNQAILMRSLGRMPGLDRKLKAAQSKLAGMSAPAKRSMEALLASLLEPHQDVYQGFWLANLQGEVIVSVHQNAQDGASPFTSLQLADAPWFAELLEHQEAIFSEPEFPEGGEPVVQLAAPILDDEGQMQGVLGGAFRLGYLTKLLQDTRLSEESYALVVDRQQRILAHRDASQVAATITTPALVAALDAVAADQSRLDYIGQEAGNEVVALHGLVERPWRVLVAMPEREILAPVAAMRLNLALQGLAILAASILVAGYAGNRLTLPIRRAIRRLGHTHRGLGHASDQLVSNSRTIADTSSEQAASIEQTSASMEEMHATTHANGERAKEAETVARSTEAHIRQALKRMHSLDESIAAIEQQSQHTQKIIKTIDEIAFQTNLLALNAAVEAARAGEAGAGFAVVADEVRSLARRAAEAARSTTDIIEATFKRIKDGQRLSRETVEAFTTVDQDTMRLRTAVEQIAISSREQARGSSQINDSLQTIEQAVQRNAAQSEEVAAAASELDEQVGQLERITRDLNRMVYGQRRRTPQAPTSEPGEAEAAKPAPKKQSSDAPYVFFTPAGKGPALPHDLPERKLEVPRDADEDAPEPKPEAPKDERSPLSFFRR
- a CDS encoding single-stranded DNA-binding protein — translated: MSEHPVTAEVLQAARDLRQTVDSLHFAAPVAWVYNPLSYAWAGYEAYVRKFVTGTRRTVFLGMNPGPFGMTQTGVPFGEIEAVKSWMGIEVPIGQPERTHPKRPVQGFDCHRSEVSGRRLWRELFAVKYPQAEDFFDQHFVLNFCPLVFMTETGANYTPDKLKAAERAELDIACQDHLIRCLTALKPEFIVGVGAYARKQIDQVVGLLPLEKLPTVGQIIHPAPASPIANREWPERPKQELLNLGVW
- a CDS encoding FtsW/RodA/SpoVE family cell cycle protein; this encodes MGAVRRLDSEHLLDTTRQWIRASSKLRFDWVAPVCMLLLSLIGVAFIYSAHAFTVTDFWLKQLVWIGLGGALYTAVALIDYRFYLQNAIWFYLAGLFLLLLIFTPLGLTREGATRWLNFVVLAYQPSEAAKVCTLIMVSSVLATTRIGKITDSVRVLLIVFGLAALPMFLIFLQPDLGSCLIIPPMVLALLYVSKLSIRFFLIGFAIVVLMASVLSFDLYHYAKALKESGLSAQDFRGQYQSESLMPLRDYQRERIMTFAYPQIVDPTGTGAAWNAIQAESAVGSGGLTGRGYSNGQQARLGYLPRTVAHNDFIFAVFAEEQGFLGGMLMVGLFGVLIGNGVRVAGQARDRFGMLLCVGVSVIFLIHVFVNIGMTIGLTPITGLPLPFVSYGGSFILSCCILQGIVQSVYRHRRAFE
- a CDS encoding Rne/Rng family ribonuclease, whose protein sequence is MPSTDLSPEQEAELKHPPVEAAATNVDPEKIKQEAGERSKQRPVMQKLAQKLKNEKEPYREIIINSEPLEKRVAVLNDGILEKFDLERVDEDRLVGAIFKGKIQNLEAGLKAAFVDIGMPKNAFLHYWDIIPQAEPNGDVEVVRDTRTAAQKAKKPSLKEIPKLFPIGSEIVVQITKSTIGSKGPRTTTNLAIPGRYLVLMPYGGQVGISKKIEDEGERKRLKDILRKLSIPEGMGVIIRTAGEGKRWTYFVRDFTILLNEWRQIQARIDQARQPTCVYKEPDLIERTVRDFLTENVDRVLVDNQEDAARVTELVSQISPRSKGKIACFKENIPIFERFNIERQIEQTFQRKVPLPSGGEIVIEETEALVAIDVNTGSHKQKGDQNGFILQVNLEAAAEMARQIRLRNIGGLIICDFIDMKNPKDRRAVYKVMKDEMAKDKAKCQILPISSLGIMQMTRQRHKESVSSGLYHACPYCSGRGTVKSPRTMSVEIQRRLISVIRRLKAQIESRKEPYWLRVFCHPHALESLRQEDEKVLVEMEDTYGVKLSFRADPAYHVENFKIVDAMTGQELR
- a CDS encoding S8 family peptidase; this translates as MPDYGPLTPAPTYTPAPPSEEALKAGIAEIRFQRADAQAEARALRSQLFKEELADLEPVPSWLTVTTRQPNAAEIQRAGSSYAARANFAHSMGLDAVPDQYIVTFDESLFPYKLVAESRYESKRVTDAGETLDALAERLVSEVGGELHSAWNFAIAGFSAQLTAEQATALAKLPGVKSVEADKPFALSYTDQLAPWNLSRIDQRNQSTPEDSTYRYDYEGDGVHIYIIDTGLNATHQDFSGRVGTLYDATGQGVQDSENHGTFVAGLAAGTYFGVAKHATIHSYKWFHTRANPHSSTSTIISCINAVLADHNISQAGVANMSLGGNPSPAMDQAVEQMISEGIVVVVSAGNESTNAANRSPARIINAITVGALTRDDAKSPYSNYGSVVDVWGPADELYSASHNDNYDYAFWHEGGTSSASPHVAGAAARILEQSPSLTPDQVQQAIKNQASIGKITGSLGGSANRMLFINSWFYPFQCNQQDGLKEWADSDEPMTTHTVWRENLGWISVDPSTHPWFWRYSDNAWINFHSTGANHWMFWNDSTQGWEAYNE